Proteins from one Limanda limanda chromosome 9, fLimLim1.1, whole genome shotgun sequence genomic window:
- the LOC133011193 gene encoding flavin-containing monooxygenase 5-like codes for MLISLVVNTSKEMMCFSDFPMPENYPNYMLHSQLLQYLSLYAEHFHLLRYINFQVVRSATQRPDFSLSGQWDVVTMNRDVEEEMLVFDAVLVCSGLFTNLTFPLSGFPGYKTFTGRCFHSWEYKDAEALRGKRVVVVGMGNSGGDIAVDVSRSAEKGAWLGSWLQQTRHTGSQSSLHLLNKCLVCSPLQCRIIPPSCALLLDAASSFLPGSTNQPVPCHSSLLAPLREIIFIITYNFSFVSAVGSKT; via the exons ATGTTGATTAGTTTGGTGGTCAACACCTCGAAAGAGATGATGTGTTTCAGTGACTTTCCCATGCCGGAAAACTATCCAAACTACATGCTCCACTCTCAGCTCCTGCAGTACCTCAGTCTCTATGCTGAGCACTTTCACTTGCTCAGATACATCAACTTTCAGGTA GTGAGGAGTGCGACACAAAGACcagatttctctctgtctggtCAGTGGGACGTAGTGACCATGAACAGGGATGTAGAGGAAGAAATGCTCGTCTTTGATGCTGTCCTGGTGTGTTCAGGTCTTTTCACTAATCTAACATTTCCCCTGTCTGGTTTTCCAG GATACAAGACCTTTACTGGCAGGTGTTTTCACAGCTGGGAATATAAAGATGCAGAGGCCTTGAGAGGAAagagggtggtggtggttggcATGGGTAATTCCGGAGGGGACATTGCTGTGGACGTCAGTAGATCTGCTGAGAAG ggggcgTGGCTTGGCTCCTGGCTACAGCAGACGAGGCACACCGGATCTCAAtcatctcttcacctcctcaatAAATGCCTGGTCTGCTCACCACTCCAGTGCCGGATTATTCC ACCTTCGTGTGCCTTGCTGCTGGATGCCGCTTCCTCGTTCCTCCCTGGATCTACAAACCAGCCAGTACCCTGCCACTCCAGCCTGCTTGCACCTCTCCGagaaataatttttattataacCTACAACTTCTCGTTTGTGTCTGCTGTGGGGTCCAAAACCTAA